A stretch of Streptococcus chenjunshii DNA encodes these proteins:
- a CDS encoding carbohydrate-binding domain-containing protein, which translates to MVKIQRKMLFLLCSLAALLIAACSSQNTNTSTSGSINSNSEVSTSTAVNSAYFIDEDTVTDYDKDAASTIKLTGDTASVSGEGVSIANSKVTISKAGTYLISGESENVQVQVAATESDNVRLVFNGVTMTGDQTAIDIQSAQRVFITLAEGTNNNIANSGSSDESEAVIYSETDLTFNGTGSLTVNGQYSNAIESEAGIHITGGSYNLTAVDDAVKVNNELNIANTTMTVEAGEDALKSDNDDNLTLGNLYLANSTLTISAGDDAVHASGDLLIDSGNIDIAKAAEGLEGKTVTINDGNFTINSSDDAINAANSNAAAEDIGLVINGGYFTITTSGDGLDSNNSIEIKGGTLYISAATDTANNALDYENEGIITGGQLIFLGSSEMAQGFSGNSTQASIMENIQGSGGSKIVISDSDGNELLSYTASQEFQNILVSTPELEEGQTYTITVDGQSITAKASLSTGQGGMMDSGEPGMGMP; encoded by the coding sequence ATGGTAAAAATACAACGAAAAATGTTATTCTTACTCTGTAGTCTAGCAGCTTTACTGATAGCTGCCTGTTCGAGTCAAAACACAAACACATCAACATCAGGCAGTATCAACTCAAATTCTGAAGTCAGCACATCCACCGCGGTAAACAGCGCTTATTTTATAGATGAAGATACTGTTACCGACTATGATAAAGATGCAGCGTCGACTATCAAGCTGACAGGCGATACAGCCAGTGTTTCCGGTGAGGGGGTCAGTATAGCAAATTCTAAAGTAACGATTTCTAAGGCAGGAACTTATCTTATTTCCGGAGAATCTGAGAATGTACAGGTTCAGGTTGCTGCAACAGAGTCAGATAATGTCCGCCTTGTTTTTAATGGAGTGACAATGACGGGAGACCAAACGGCGATTGATATTCAATCAGCTCAGCGGGTTTTTATCACCCTAGCTGAGGGAACAAATAATAACATCGCCAATTCAGGCAGCAGTGATGAGAGTGAAGCTGTTATTTACAGTGAGACAGATTTAACTTTTAATGGCACGGGCTCTTTAACTGTTAATGGTCAGTATAGCAATGCTATTGAGTCTGAAGCAGGTATTCATATAACAGGCGGTTCCTATAATCTAACAGCGGTCGATGATGCCGTTAAAGTCAACAATGAACTCAATATCGCTAACACAACGATGACTGTCGAAGCGGGAGAAGATGCCCTAAAAAGTGATAACGATGATAACCTGACACTGGGCAATCTTTATTTGGCTAACAGTACACTGACGATTTCAGCAGGAGATGATGCGGTGCACGCTTCGGGTGATTTGCTTATTGACAGCGGAAATATTGATATTGCAAAGGCAGCAGAAGGTTTAGAAGGAAAAACAGTTACCATTAATGATGGGAATTTCACCATTAACAGCAGCGATGATGCTATTAATGCAGCAAATTCAAACGCAGCAGCAGAAGATATCGGCTTAGTGATTAACGGCGGTTATTTTACAATAACAACATCAGGTGACGGTTTGGATTCTAATAACAGTATTGAGATTAAAGGCGGAACACTATATATCAGCGCAGCAACTGACACAGCAAACAATGCTCTGGATTATGAAAATGAAGGGATTATCACGGGCGGGCAGCTTATTTTCCTCGGCAGCAGTGAGATGGCTCAAGGGTTTAGCGGGAATTCAACTCAAGCTTCAATTATGGAGAATATTCAAGGCAGCGGCGGCTCAAAAATAGTCATCAGTGACTCTGATGGCAATGAGCTTTTATCTTATACTGCATCTCAGGAATTTCAAAATATTTTAGTCAGTACGCCAGAATTAGAAGAAGGGCAAACCTATACAATTACAGTAGATGGTCAGTCAATAACGGCAAAAGCCTCTCTGTCAACTGGCCAAGGCGGAATGATGGACAGCGGAGAACCAGGCATGGGTATGCCTTGA
- the coaC gene encoding phosphopantothenoylcysteine decarboxylase, with amino-acid sequence MTKTVTLAVSGSISAYKAADLSSRLTKSGYDVHILMTQAATSFITPLTLQVLSKNPVHVELMQEENAKIINHIELAKQTDLFILAPASANTIAHLAHGFADNMVTAVALALDSGIPKLLAPAMNTKMYDNPITQANLQLLKENGYQEIEPRSSLLACGDVGRGALAELDVIVKKIEEKIHE; translated from the coding sequence ATGACTAAAACCGTTACACTCGCTGTATCAGGCAGCATCTCTGCTTACAAAGCAGCTGATTTAAGCAGCCGTCTGACTAAATCAGGCTATGATGTCCATATTCTGATGACCCAAGCTGCCACATCTTTTATTACACCTTTGACCCTGCAAGTACTATCCAAAAATCCTGTTCATGTTGAGCTCATGCAGGAAGAAAATGCTAAAATTATCAATCATATTGAATTAGCAAAGCAGACAGACCTCTTTATTCTTGCTCCGGCTTCTGCTAACACCATTGCCCATTTGGCTCACGGTTTTGCTGACAATATGGTAACCGCTGTTGCTTTGGCTTTAGACAGCGGTATCCCTAAACTGCTGGCCCCTGCTATGAATACCAAAATGTATGATAACCCAATCACTCAGGCCAATTTGCAGCTTTTAAAAGAGAACGGCTATCAGGAAATTGAACCGCGCTCCAGTCTGCTGGCCTGCGGTGATGTCGGACGCGGCGCACTGGCTGAGCTGGATGTTATTGTGAAAAAAATTGAGGAAAAAATTCATGAATAA
- a CDS encoding ATP cone domain-containing protein — MQIIKRDGKIAEFDPDKIYQAIIKAAQTVYVIDEKWRQDLAQVTKKVVLDLEEAHTERPTINMIQSLVENRLLDAGYITIAEHYISYRLQRDLERNGYGDHIIVHLRFEQIK; from the coding sequence ATGCAGATTATCAAGCGTGACGGGAAGATTGCGGAATTTGATCCGGATAAGATTTATCAAGCTATTATTAAAGCTGCTCAAACAGTTTATGTTATTGATGAAAAGTGGCGTCAGGATTTAGCACAGGTTACTAAAAAAGTTGTTTTGGATCTTGAAGAAGCGCATACTGAACGTCCTACTATCAATATGATTCAGTCGTTAGTTGAAAACCGTTTATTGGATGCTGGCTATATTACTATCGCTGAACACTATATTTCTTACCGCCTCCAGCGTGATTTAGAACGTAATGGCTATGGTGATCATATTATTGTTCATCTGAGATTTGAACAGATAAAGTAA
- the cls gene encoding cardiolipin synthase: protein MHLLDKSRRGFLRGIFSRSTVIAILLIIQILFLSASFVWLEQYRFWLELLERALAIVVVLYLVNSEMDALSRVTWLILVMIFPLLGSLFLFYTKFDWGYRELKQRINHLINNSSPYLQDDETILADLKDITSTTYHLVQYFNRSSGNFPVYQKTEVTYFPIGEDFFAELKQQLLKAEKYIFMEFFIIAEGMMWGEILSILEKKVEEGVEVRVLYDGMIEFSTLSFDYTERLAKIGIKAKAFSPISPFISTYYNYRDHRKIVVIDGEVAFTGGINLADEYINQIDRFGHWKDTGLMLEGEAVDSFLIMFLQMWSITEKEMVVSPYLGNHEHLPESDGYVIPYGDSPMDTDKVGENVYIDILNHAKEYVYIMTPYLILDSEMEHAIRFAAERGVDVKIIMPGIPDKQIPYALAKTYYGALMKSGVKIYEYTPGFVHAKVFVSDSAKAVVGTINLDYRSLYHHFECAAYLYKVKAIADIYKDYLQTLSQCQEITKETLEARPPLQKVVGMVTRAIAPLL from the coding sequence ATGCATTTGCTGGATAAAAGCCGGCGCGGTTTTTTGCGCGGTATTTTCAGCCGTTCAACTGTAATTGCCATTTTGCTGATTATTCAAATTTTGTTCTTAAGCGCTTCTTTTGTCTGGCTGGAACAGTACCGTTTTTGGCTGGAATTGCTGGAACGTGCCTTGGCTATTGTGGTGGTTTTATATTTGGTTAACAGTGAAATGGATGCCCTGTCACGTGTTACGTGGCTTATTCTGGTTATGATTTTTCCTTTGTTAGGATCGCTCTTCCTTTTTTATACCAAATTTGACTGGGGCTATCGTGAATTAAAACAAAGAATCAACCATTTAATTAATAACAGCAGTCCTTATCTGCAGGATGATGAAACTATTTTAGCAGATTTAAAGGATATCACTTCGACTACCTATCATCTTGTACAGTATTTTAATAGAAGCAGCGGCAACTTTCCGGTTTACCAAAAAACTGAAGTAACCTACTTTCCGATTGGTGAGGACTTTTTTGCCGAATTAAAGCAGCAGCTCTTAAAAGCAGAAAAATACATTTTCATGGAATTCTTCATTATCGCTGAGGGGATGATGTGGGGAGAAATTCTCTCTATCCTGGAAAAAAAAGTTGAAGAAGGGGTAGAGGTGCGTGTGCTGTACGATGGAATGATTGAATTTTCGACTTTATCTTTTGATTATACAGAAAGATTAGCAAAAATCGGGATTAAAGCAAAGGCTTTTTCTCCTATCTCGCCTTTTATTTCAACCTATTACAATTACCGGGACCACCGGAAAATAGTTGTCATTGACGGTGAGGTAGCTTTTACAGGGGGAATCAATCTTGCGGATGAGTATATCAACCAGATTGATCGTTTTGGACATTGGAAGGATACCGGGCTCATGCTGGAAGGAGAGGCGGTTGACAGCTTTTTAATTATGTTTTTGCAGATGTGGTCGATTACCGAGAAAGAGATGGTTGTCAGCCCTTATCTGGGCAATCACGAGCATCTGCCGGAATCTGACGGCTATGTTATCCCTTATGGTGATTCGCCTATGGATACCGATAAGGTCGGTGAAAATGTCTATATCGATATCCTTAATCACGCTAAGGAATATGTGTACATTATGACCCCCTATTTAATTTTAGACAGTGAGATGGAGCATGCTATCCGTTTTGCTGCTGAACGCGGTGTGGATGTAAAAATTATTATGCCGGGAATCCCCGACAAGCAGATTCCTTATGCACTTGCTAAAACATATTACGGTGCTTTAATGAAATCCGGTGTCAAAATTTATGAGTATACTCCCGGTTTTGTTCATGCTAAAGTATTTGTCAGTGATTCTGCAAAAGCCGTTGTTGGGACAATTAATCTGGATTATCGCAGTCTTTACCATCATTTTGAATGTGCAGCCTATCTGTACAAAGTAAAAGCTATTGCAGATATTTATAAGGATTATTTACAAACTTTGTCCCAGTGTCAGGAAATAACCAAAGAGACACTGGAGGCAAGACCGCCTCTTCAAAAAGTGGTCGGCATGGTTACCAGAGCTATTGCTCCTTTATTATAA
- the dapA gene encoding 4-hydroxy-tetrahydrodipicolinate synthase yields MSIADFKDIRIITALVTPFKEDGSINFEALPKLIEHLLAHHTEGLLLAGTTAESPTLTHDEELELFAAVQKIVAGRVPLIAGVGTNDTRDSVDFAKEVAEFGGFAAGLAIVPYYNKPTQEGLYQHFKAIAEASDLPIIIYNIPGRVVVELAPDTMLRLAQHPNIIGVKECTNLDNMAYLIENKPDDFLIFTGEDGEAFHAMNLGADGVISVASHTNGDELYEMIQAIIDGDIKKAAQIQRRFLPKVNALFSVASPAPVKAVLNHQGFNVGPLRLPLVACTPEEANRIVNVVLDRAPKHYVTGVLRPDY; encoded by the coding sequence ATGTCAATTGCTGATTTTAAGGATATTAGAATTATCACAGCGCTTGTGACCCCATTTAAAGAAGATGGTTCTATTAATTTTGAAGCTCTTCCCAAGCTGATAGAGCATTTATTGGCGCACCACACAGAAGGGCTTCTGTTGGCCGGGACGACTGCTGAAAGCCCTACGCTCACCCACGATGAAGAGTTGGAATTGTTTGCTGCCGTACAAAAAATTGTTGCCGGCCGAGTTCCTTTGATAGCAGGGGTGGGCACTAATGATACTAGGGATTCAGTTGATTTTGCGAAAGAAGTAGCCGAATTTGGCGGATTTGCTGCCGGTTTGGCGATTGTACCTTATTACAACAAACCGACTCAGGAAGGTCTGTATCAGCATTTCAAAGCTATTGCTGAAGCTAGTGACTTACCTATTATCATTTATAACATTCCCGGCCGGGTTGTTGTAGAGCTGGCTCCTGATACGATGCTCAGACTAGCACAGCACCCTAATATTATTGGAGTTAAGGAATGCACGAATCTTGATAACATGGCTTATCTTATTGAAAATAAGCCCGATGATTTCCTGATTTTTACAGGCGAAGACGGAGAAGCTTTTCACGCAATGAATTTGGGAGCAGATGGGGTTATCAGCGTTGCTTCACATACCAACGGTGATGAGCTGTACGAAATGATTCAGGCTATCATAGACGGTGATATCAAAAAAGCAGCTCAGATTCAGCGGCGTTTCCTGCCAAAAGTCAACGCTCTCTTCTCGGTAGCTAGTCCAGCTCCGGTAAAAGCTGTGCTGAATCATCAAGGATTTAATGTCGGCCCTTTGCGCTTACCGCTTGTAGCTTGTACTCCTGAGGAAGCAAACCGTATTGTCAATGTTGTTCTTGACCGTGCACCCAAGCACTATGTGACTGGCGTTCTGCGGCCGGACTACTAA
- a CDS encoding phospho-sugar mutase encodes MTYTENYQNWLDFAELPEYLREELTAMDEKTKEDAFYTNLEFGTAGMRGYIGAGTNRINVYVVRQATEGLAKLFETKGDEVKKRGVAIAYDSRHFSPEFAFESAQVLARHGIKAYVFESLRPTPELSFAVRHLGAFAGIMITASHNPAPFNGYKVYGEDGGQMPPHDADALTDFIRAIDDPFAIQLADLEEAKASGLIEVIGEAVDAEYLKEVKEVNINQQLIDEYGKDMKIVYTPLHGTGEMLARRALAQAGFASVQVVEEQAVPDSDFATVKSPNPENQEAFALAEKLGREADADVLVATDPDADRLGVEIRQADGSYKNLSGNQIGAIIAKYILEAHKTAGTLPGNAALAKSIVSTELVTKIAESYGATMFNVLTGFKFIAEKIQEFEEQQNHTYMFGFEESFGYLIKPFVRDKDAIQAVLLVAEIAAYYRSRGLTLADGIEEIYKEYGYFAEKTISVTLSGVDGAAQIKNIMDKFRDKAPSQFNATDIVKTEDFQAQTATTQAGVEKLTTPPSNVLKYTLADDSWIAVRPSGTEPKIKFYIATVGESLADAEAKIAAIEAEINAFIK; translated from the coding sequence ATGACTTATACAGAAAATTACCAAAATTGGCTTGATTTTGCTGAACTTCCTGAGTATCTTCGAGAAGAATTAACCGCCATGGATGAAAAAACCAAAGAAGATGCTTTTTATACCAATCTTGAGTTTGGCACAGCCGGAATGCGAGGTTATATCGGCGCAGGAACAAACCGGATCAATGTTTACGTTGTCCGGCAGGCGACGGAAGGCTTGGCTAAGCTGTTCGAAACAAAAGGGGATGAGGTTAAAAAACGCGGTGTCGCTATTGCTTATGATTCCCGCCACTTTTCACCAGAATTTGCTTTTGAATCAGCACAGGTCTTAGCTCGTCATGGCATCAAAGCTTATGTCTTTGAGAGCCTGAGACCAACACCGGAATTATCCTTTGCTGTCCGGCATTTAGGTGCCTTCGCCGGTATCATGATAACAGCCAGTCATAATCCAGCTCCTTTTAATGGTTATAAAGTTTATGGTGAGGACGGCGGGCAGATGCCTCCTCATGACGCCGATGCCCTAACTGATTTTATTCGGGCAATCGATGACCCATTTGCTATCCAGCTGGCTGACCTTGAAGAAGCTAAAGCATCAGGTCTTATTGAGGTTATTGGTGAAGCGGTTGATGCCGAATACCTCAAGGAAGTCAAAGAAGTTAATATCAATCAGCAGCTGATTGATGAGTACGGCAAAGACATGAAAATTGTCTATACTCCTCTACATGGTACTGGGGAAATGCTGGCACGCCGCGCTTTAGCACAGGCTGGCTTTGCTTCTGTCCAAGTCGTTGAAGAGCAGGCTGTCCCTGATTCAGATTTTGCAACTGTCAAATCACCTAATCCAGAAAATCAAGAAGCTTTTGCTCTGGCTGAAAAGCTAGGACGTGAGGCTGATGCTGACGTCTTGGTTGCAACCGATCCTGACGCTGACCGGTTAGGTGTTGAAATCCGCCAAGCTGATGGTTCTTATAAAAACCTTTCCGGCAATCAAATCGGAGCCATCATTGCTAAATATATTCTTGAAGCTCATAAAACGGCAGGTACTTTGCCAGGAAATGCGGCTTTGGCTAAATCCATAGTGTCAACTGAATTGGTAACCAAGATTGCCGAAAGCTACGGAGCAACAATGTTTAATGTCCTGACTGGCTTTAAATTTATTGCAGAAAAAATTCAGGAATTTGAAGAGCAGCAAAACCACACCTATATGTTTGGTTTCGAAGAAAGCTTCGGTTATTTGATTAAACCGTTTGTCCGCGATAAAGATGCTATTCAGGCAGTACTGCTTGTCGCAGAAATTGCAGCTTATTACCGTTCCCGCGGGTTGACTCTGGCTGACGGTATCGAAGAAATTTATAAAGAATACGGCTATTTTGCTGAAAAAACCATTTCAGTAACTCTCTCCGGAGTTGACGGTGCCGCTCAAATTAAGAACATTATGGATAAATTCCGGGATAAGGCACCAAGCCAGTTTAATGCAACTGACATTGTCAAAACCGAAGACTTTCAAGCTCAGACTGCCACAACACAGGCTGGTGTTGAAAAACTGACGACACCGCCAAGCAATGTGCTTAAATACACTCTTGCTGATGATTCTTGGATTGCCGTTCGTCCGTCAGGAACAGAACCAAAGATAAAATTCTATATCGCAACAGTCGGAGAAAGCTTGGCAGATGCTGAAGCTAAGATTGCTGCTATCGAGGCAGAAATCAATGCTTTTATTAAATAA
- a CDS encoding ECF transporter S component — MNKRKSSDVATISIFFAAMLLIHLLSSLLFSVWLVPIKPTLMHIPVIIASIVYGPKVGGALGGLMGLISMITNTLVLLPTSYLFSPFVENGTLASALIAFLPRILIGIVPYFIYKWFHNKTGLFLAGLLGSLTNTVFVLSGIFIFFSSVYGNDIKRVLGTIITANSVAEMVISAILTAAIVPSLLKLKK; from the coding sequence ATGAATAAAAGAAAATCATCTGATGTTGCGACTATCTCTATCTTTTTTGCAGCCATGCTGCTTATCCACCTGCTGAGTTCTCTTCTCTTTAGTGTTTGGCTGGTTCCTATAAAGCCAACCCTTATGCATATTCCGGTTATCATTGCTTCAATTGTTTACGGCCCTAAAGTCGGCGGGGCATTGGGAGGTTTGATGGGACTTATCAGTATGATAACAAATACCCTTGTTCTGCTTCCTACCAGCTACCTCTTTTCTCCTTTTGTTGAAAACGGGACACTGGCTTCAGCTTTGATTGCGTTCCTGCCGCGGATTTTAATAGGTATTGTTCCCTATTTTATTTATAAGTGGTTTCATAATAAAACAGGCCTCTTTTTAGCTGGTTTATTAGGGTCATTGACAAATACAGTTTTTGTGCTTTCAGGAATCTTTATTTTCTTTTCTTCCGTTTACGGTAATGATATCAAAAGAGTTCTGGGAACCATTATTACTGCCAACTCAGTCGCAGAGATGGTTATATCAGCTATACTGACTGCTGCTATTGTCCCCAGCCTGCTAAAGCTTAAAAAATAA
- a CDS encoding phosphopantothenate--cysteine ligase → MKILITSGGTREKIDEVRSIANHASGSLGKLIAEKFLTHGHEVTLVTTKSAVKPNKHAKLSLIEITDVSSLIQTLKPLVKSHDLFIHSMAVSDYTPVYMTDLDEAKQAKDLTKLLMKENQEQKISSAAEYQVLFLKKTPKVISLVKQWNPQIRLIGFKLLVGVPKDELFAAATKSLINNQADYILANDLSEITADTHHAFLLNQNERYEAFTKPEIAQLIYEKGVEHD, encoded by the coding sequence ATGAAAATTTTAATTACGTCTGGCGGGACAAGAGAAAAAATTGATGAGGTAAGAAGCATTGCCAATCATGCCAGCGGCAGCTTAGGAAAGCTTATTGCTGAAAAATTTCTTACGCACGGCCATGAGGTGACTCTGGTAACAACTAAGTCCGCTGTAAAACCGAATAAGCATGCTAAACTTAGTCTTATAGAAATCACTGATGTCAGCAGTCTGATACAAACCTTAAAGCCTCTGGTGAAAAGCCATGACCTTTTTATCCACAGTATGGCTGTATCGGACTATACACCGGTTTATATGACTGACTTAGATGAAGCAAAACAGGCGAAAGACTTGACAAAGCTGCTAATGAAAGAAAATCAAGAGCAAAAAATTTCATCAGCTGCTGAATACCAAGTGCTTTTTTTGAAAAAAACACCCAAAGTTATCAGCCTCGTTAAACAGTGGAATCCCCAAATCAGGCTCATCGGTTTTAAACTATTGGTTGGCGTTCCCAAAGATGAGCTTTTTGCCGCAGCAACCAAAAGTCTGATAAACAATCAGGCAGACTATATTTTGGCTAATGATTTATCAGAAATAACGGCTGACACGCACCATGCTTTTTTGCTTAATCAAAATGAAAGATACGAAGCTTTTACCAAGCCCGAAATCGCCCAGCTGATTTATGAAAAGGGGGTAGAACATGACTAA
- a CDS encoding aspartate-semialdehyde dehydrogenase translates to MGYTVAVVGATGAVGTRMIEMLEVSSLPIDKIRFLSSKRSAGKVLSYKGQPIEVELTTEESFAGVDIALFSAGGSTSAKFAPYAVKAGAVVVDNTSYFRQNPHVPLVVPEVNAHTLKEHQGIIACPNCSTIQMMVALEPIRRKWGLERVIVSTYQAVSGAGQSAIDETKRELKEVLNDGLDPKDLQADILPAGGDKKHYPIAFNALAQIDVFTDNDYTFEEMKMTNETKKIMEEPDLAVSATCVRIPVLYSHSESVYIETKEKAAIEDVKAAIAAFPGAVLKDDVAQQIYPQAVNAVGSCDTFVGRIRKDLDAEKGIHMWVVSDNLLKGAAWNSVQIAETLHQQGLVHPTETLKFELQ, encoded by the coding sequence ATGGGTTACACTGTTGCAGTTGTGGGCGCTACCGGTGCTGTTGGGACACGTATGATTGAAATGCTTGAGGTATCGTCACTCCCCATTGATAAAATCAGGTTTCTGTCTTCTAAACGCTCGGCGGGAAAGGTGCTCAGTTATAAAGGGCAGCCTATTGAAGTCGAACTTACAACAGAAGAGTCATTTGCGGGTGTTGATATTGCTCTTTTTTCAGCTGGGGGTTCGACTTCTGCAAAGTTTGCACCATATGCAGTGAAAGCAGGAGCGGTTGTTGTTGACAATACATCTTATTTTCGCCAAAATCCCCATGTTCCTTTAGTTGTTCCGGAAGTTAATGCCCATACTTTGAAAGAGCACCAAGGAATTATTGCTTGTCCTAACTGTTCCACTATTCAGATGATGGTGGCGCTTGAACCGATCCGCCGCAAGTGGGGGCTTGAGCGTGTCATTGTTTCAACCTATCAGGCCGTTTCCGGTGCCGGACAGTCTGCTATTGATGAAACTAAGCGGGAATTAAAAGAAGTGCTCAATGACGGCTTAGATCCGAAAGACCTTCAAGCGGATATTCTGCCTGCAGGCGGCGATAAAAAGCATTATCCTATCGCATTCAATGCTTTGGCGCAAATTGATGTGTTTACGGATAATGACTATACCTTTGAAGAAATGAAAATGACTAATGAGACTAAAAAAATCATGGAAGAGCCTGACTTAGCTGTTTCTGCCACTTGTGTCCGCATTCCTGTTCTTTATTCTCATTCCGAATCTGTCTACATTGAAACAAAGGAAAAAGCAGCAATTGAGGATGTAAAAGCTGCTATTGCTGCTTTCCCAGGTGCTGTACTTAAAGATGATGTTGCGCAGCAAATTTATCCTCAGGCTGTCAATGCAGTGGGAAGCTGTGATACCTTTGTCGGCCGTATCCGCAAAGACTTAGATGCGGAGAAGGGTATCCATATGTGGGTAGTTTCTGATAATCTTCTTAAAGGGGCTGCCTGGAATTCTGTTCAGATTGCTGAAACTCTGCATCAGCAAGGGCTTGTTCATCCGACAGAAACTTTAAAGTTTGAATTGCAGTAG
- a CDS encoding formate--tetrahydrofolate ligase, with product MKSDIEIAQSTELKPITEIAEKVGLTASDLELYGSYKAKLSFDKIRAVKDQKPGKLILVTAINPTPAGEGKSTVSIGLADALNKLGKKSMLALREPSLGPVMGIKGGAAGGGYAQVLPMEDINLHFTGDMHAITTANNALAALIDNHLQQGNELGIDQRRIIWKRTVDLNDRALRRVVIGLGSPVNGIPREDGFDITVASEIMAVLCLATDLKNLKERLADIVIGYRYDRTPVYVRDLKVEGALALILKDAIKPNLVQTIYGTPALVHGGPFANIAHGCNSVLATETALHLADYTVTEAGFGADLGAEKFLDIKTPNLSAAPDAVVIVATLRALKMHGGLTKDELNKENADAVKAGFANLKRHVENIRKYQLPVVVAINEFASDTKAEITLLEELCDELHVPVAPANVWAEGAAGGLVLAETVLAAIENNPADYQRLYSDDDSLEDKIAKIVTEIYRGDSAVFTSKAQTQLKQFARLGWDKLPVCMAKTQYSFSDDQRLLGAPKGFEITIRELVPKTGAGFIVALTGDVMTMPGLPKHPAALSMDVTDEGNVLGLF from the coding sequence ATGAAATCTGATATTGAGATCGCTCAGAGTACTGAACTTAAACCAATTACGGAAATCGCAGAAAAGGTTGGGCTAACTGCTTCTGACTTGGAATTATACGGCTCCTACAAAGCTAAGCTGTCTTTCGATAAGATCAGAGCAGTTAAAGATCAAAAACCAGGAAAATTAATTTTAGTTACTGCTATTAATCCTACACCTGCTGGTGAAGGAAAATCGACTGTCAGTATCGGATTAGCAGATGCGCTCAATAAGTTAGGAAAAAAATCAATGCTGGCTCTTCGTGAGCCATCGCTTGGCCCCGTTATGGGAATAAAAGGGGGTGCTGCAGGCGGCGGTTACGCTCAGGTACTTCCTATGGAGGATATTAACCTGCATTTCACAGGAGATATGCATGCCATTACAACAGCCAACAATGCTCTGGCTGCCTTGATTGACAATCATCTGCAGCAGGGCAATGAATTAGGTATTGATCAGCGGCGAATTATTTGGAAACGGACAGTAGACCTTAATGATCGTGCTTTGCGCCGAGTTGTTATTGGTCTCGGCAGCCCGGTTAATGGCATTCCTCGCGAAGATGGTTTTGATATTACAGTTGCTTCAGAGATTATGGCGGTTCTTTGCCTAGCGACTGATTTAAAAAATCTTAAAGAACGTCTGGCCGATATTGTTATTGGCTATCGCTATGATCGTACGCCTGTCTATGTCAGAGATCTTAAAGTGGAGGGGGCTCTTGCCCTTATTCTAAAAGATGCTATTAAGCCTAATTTAGTGCAGACTATTTATGGTACACCGGCTTTAGTTCATGGCGGTCCTTTTGCCAATATTGCTCATGGCTGCAATTCCGTTCTTGCTACAGAAACAGCTCTGCATTTGGCAGATTATACAGTAACTGAAGCAGGGTTCGGAGCTGATTTAGGGGCTGAAAAATTTTTAGATATAAAAACGCCTAATCTTTCAGCAGCACCGGATGCAGTTGTTATTGTAGCAACTTTACGGGCTTTAAAAATGCACGGCGGCCTTACCAAAGATGAGCTGAACAAGGAAAATGCCGATGCGGTTAAAGCTGGATTTGCTAATTTAAAACGCCATGTTGAAAACATCCGTAAATATCAGTTGCCAGTTGTTGTGGCAATAAATGAATTTGCGAGCGATACAAAAGCAGAAATCACTCTTTTAGAAGAACTCTGTGATGAACTTCATGTACCTGTGGCACCAGCCAATGTTTGGGCAGAAGGTGCTGCAGGCGGTCTTGTACTTGCAGAAACGGTGCTTGCTGCTATTGAAAACAATCCGGCAGATTATCAGCGCCTTTACAGTGATGATGATAGTCTGGAGGATAAGATTGCTAAAATTGTGACTGAAATCTATAGAGGAGATTCTGCAGTATTCACTTCTAAAGCTCAAACGCAGCTGAAGCAGTTTGCCCGTCTGGGGTGGGATAAACTGCCTGTCTGCATGGCCAAAACGCAATATAGTTTCTCAGATGATCAAAGGTTGCTCGGTGCTCCTAAAGGATTTGAAATTACTATTCGGGAATTAGTCCCTAAGACAGGAGCTGGCTTTATAGTTGCTCTGACTGGTGATGTGATGACTATGCCTGGGCTTCCCAAGCATCCTGCAGCTCTTAGTATGGATGTAACAGATGAGGGCAATGTCTTAGGACTCTTCTAA